In the Hordeum vulgare subsp. vulgare chromosome 7H, MorexV3_pseudomolecules_assembly, whole genome shotgun sequence genome, one interval contains:
- the LOC123412381 gene encoding leucine-rich repeat extensin-like protein 7: MTGRRRVLLALALLLAVALAPSPAASQQRPPLDPPPSWAFPNPRLRAAYVALQTWRRTAIFSDPTNFTANWSGPDVCAYNGVFCAPHPADGGVVVVAGIDLNRADLAGYIPDSLPAGLPDLALLHLNSNRFCGVLPDTFLHLRLLHELDISNNRFVGGFPEVVLQLPSLRYLDLRFNEFEGAIPPALFDRPLDAIFLNSNRLTRPIPPNLGNSPASVLVLAHNRLGGCIPPSIGRMAETLNEILLIDDDLNGCIPPQVGMLRKVTVFDVSGNRLQGQLPATVTGLAAVQELNVAGNLLEGAVPASVCGLPSLRNFTYDDNFFTNRPGCAVATADGRWNCIPGAPAQRPPAQCAAAAARPFDCSKSQCQASAVPSPGRGSHGGRKPPTPRGGPSRGHRRLSPPPPGSFTPPGSSTPSSPPGGSTTPGTAAPPPPTHSESPRHAMPPSSLPPSQGFSPPSSGNQPPSASSPSSHQPTTPPPGYAPPALTPPTAPTPSSPLPLPAPGPWTPPPPPGGEGGAPSSPPGGEGGAPSSPPGGEGGGPSSPPSGGGGMPPVHGMPYSSPPPPTVPLPPVQGVSYSSPPPPLLPPVYGVSYSSPPPPMPPVYGVAYGSPPPPAGP; encoded by the coding sequence ATGACGGGCCGCCGCCGCGTCCTCCTCGCGCTGGCGCTGCTGCTCGCCGTCGCGCTCGCGCCGTCGCCGGCCGCGTCCCAGCAGCGGCCGCCGCTCGACCCGCCGCCGTCCTGGGCGTTCCCCAACCCGCGCCTCCGGGCCGCCTACGTCGCGCTGCAGACCTGGCGCCGCACCGCCATCTTCTCCGACCCGACCAACTTCACCGCCAACTGGTCGGGCCCCGACGTCTGCGCCTACAACGGCGTCTTCTGCGCGCCACACCCGgccgacggcggcgtggtcgtcgTCGCCGGGATCGACCTCAACCGCGCCGACCTCGCCGGCTACATCCCGGACTCGCTCCCCGCGGGCCTCCCCGACCTCGCGCTGCTCCACCTCAACTCCAACCGCTTCTGCGGCGTGCTCCCGGACACCTTCCTCCACCTCCGCCTCCTCCACGAGCTCGACATCAGCAACAACCGCTTCGTCGGCGGCTTCCCGGAGGTCGTGCTCCAGCTGCCCTCGCTCCGCTACCTCGACCTCAGGTTCAACGAGTTCGAGGGCGCCATCCCGCCCGCGCTCTTCGACCGCCCGCTCGACGCCATCTTCCTCAACTCCAATCGCCTCACGCGCCCCATCCCGCCCAACCTCGGCAACTCGCCGGCCTCCGTGCTCGTGCTCGCGCACAACAGGCTCGGGGGGTGCATCCCGCCGTCGATTGGGAGGATGGCCGAGACGCTCAACGAGATCCTGCTCATCGACGACGACCTCAACGGCTGCATCCCGCCGCAGGTCGGGATGCTCAGGAAGGTGACCGTGTTCGACGTCAGCGGCAACCGCCTGCAGGGCCAGCTCCCGGCCACCGTCACTGGGTTGGCGGCCGTCCAGGAGCTCAACGTCGCCGGGAATCTCTTGGAGGGCGCGGTGCCCGCCAGCGTCTGCGGCCTGCCGAGCCTCAGGAACTTCACCTACGACGACAACTTCTTCACTAATCGGCCGGGATGCGCCGTGGCGACGGCGGACGGCAGGTGGAACTGCATCCCCGGCGCTCCCGCGCAGCGCCCGCCGGCACAGTGCGCCGCGGCGGCAGCCCGCCCGTTCGACTGCAGCAAGTCGCAGTGTCAGGCATCAGCAGTGCCAAGCCCAGGCAGGGGATCGCACGGAGGCCGCAAGCCGCCCACTCCGAGGGGTGGGCCGTCGAGGGGGCATCGTAGACTGTCGCCGCCACCGCCGGGCTCGTTTACGCCGCCGGGCTCGTCCACCCCATCGTCCCCGCCCGGTGGCTCCACAACGCCAGGAACggcggcgccgccaccacccaccCACAGCGAGAGCCCCAGGCACGCAATGCCGCCCTCGTCCCTACCGCCATCCCAGGGCTTCTCGCCTCCGTCGTCCGGCAACCAGCCGCCGTCCGCGTCTTCACCGTCAAGCCACCAACCCACAACACCTCCCCCCGGGTACGCCCCTCCGGCCCTCACGCCGCCGACCGCCCCGACGCCATCCTCGCCGCTGCCGCTCCCAGCCCCTGGACCCTGGACGCCACCCCCTCCACCAGGCGGCGAAGGCGGAGCGCCATCCTCTCCACCAGGCGGCGAAGGCGGAGCGCCATCCTCTCCACCTGGCGGCGAAGGCGGAGGGCCATCCTCTCCACCAAGCGGCGGAGGCGGGATGCCGCCGGTGCACGGCATGCCATACTcgtccccaccgccacctacggtGCCGCTGCCACCAGTCCAGGGCGTGTCCTactcgtcgccgccgcccccgctcCTCCCGCCCGTCTACGGGGTGTCCTactcgtcgccgccgcctccaATGCCGCCGGTCTACGGGGTGGCGTACggctcgccgccgccaccggcgGGGCCGTAG